In one Palaemon carinicauda isolate YSFRI2023 chromosome 25, ASM3689809v2, whole genome shotgun sequence genomic region, the following are encoded:
- the LOC137618980 gene encoding uncharacterized protein, translating to MINTFKKKINRLITYSTGGRESQIDLLLCKRGHLKEVRNCKVINGESVAVQHRLVVIDCRIRNYRRSKKTIIDPKIKWWKLKEEELRVLFKERVLEAVRLHEDVKELWTENSKVILRIGEEVLGKLSGRRPPNDKESWWWNDEVQEWVKTKKEANKKTDLTGQEQAKLQP from the coding sequence ATGATCAATACCTTTaagaagaagattaacagactcATTACTTACAGTactggtggcagggagagccagatagatttgctgctgtgtaagagaggccatctgaaggaagttagaaattgcaaggtgataaatggggagagtgtagcagtgcaacataggttagtggtaattgattgcagaataAGGAAttataggagaagtaaaaagacgataattgacccaaagattaagtggtggaagttgaaagaggaagaactgagagtcttgtttaaggaaagagtgctggaagcagtaaggttacacgaGGATGTAAAAGAATTGTGGacagagaatagtaaagtgattctaaggatcggcgaggaagtacttggaaagttatcaggaagaagacccccaaatgataaagaatcatggtggtggaatgatgaggtgcaagaatgggtaaaaaccaagaaagaagccaataAGAAGACAGATCTAACAGGACAAGAgcaggccaagctaca